A genome region from Candidatus Hydrogenedentota bacterium includes the following:
- a CDS encoding DUF1080 domain-containing protein, translating to MFLIASAICWPLVLNDATVWVMSRLTIYDCGFYFCRTCSQSTLVNPKTTIGRRRPLHRRVPTARTSLGRVAPSEAAEKPAGEWQTLDITLVNRHVTVVLNGRKILDNQPAAGCTGGALWSDEFIPGPVYFQGDHTGVKYRNIELRPVVRSTS from the coding sequence ATGTTCTTGATCGCGTCGGCCATCTGCTGGCCGTTGGTCTTGAACGACGCCACGGTCTGGGTCATGAGCCGATTGACGATTTACGATTGCGGATTTTATTTCTGTCGCACTTGCTCTCAGTCGACACTCGTCAACCCGAAAACCACAATCGGAAGACGCCGACCGCTTCATCGAAGAGTCCCGACAGCGCGGACTTCCCTCGGGCGCGTCGCACCCTCGGAGGCGGCGGAGAAACCGGCGGGGGAGTGGCAGACCCTGGATATCACCCTCGTGAACCGGCATGTCACCGTGGTGTTGAACGGCCGCAAAATCCTCGACAACCAGCCGGCGGCGGGATGCACCGGCGGGGCGCTCTGGTCCGACGAGTTCATTCCCGGTCCGGTATACTTTCAGGGAGACCATACCGGCGTGAAGTACCGCAACATCGAGCTGCGGCCGGTGGTCCGAAGCACATCGTGA
- the panB gene encoding 3-methyl-2-oxobutanoate hydroxymethyltransferase — protein sequence MRDRITPVSFRRKKEAGEKIAVLTAYDFPGAQLADEAGVDAILVGDSVGMAVMGLDCTLPVTMDVMHHHTAMVARAVSRALVVADLPFLSYHTGEADAVRNAGRLTGQAGAHAVKLEGPADQFGGVIQAILRAGIPVMGHVGLTPQSVLHFGGFKVQGRSEEDSRRILAQARALEEAGCFAVVLECIPSPLAAEITAALRVPTIGIGAGPACDGQVLVMHDLLGWGKARFAKTYHDVRGEMAGAFAAYVREVREGAYPGPEHQYE from the coding sequence ATGCGGGACAGAATCACGCCGGTGTCTTTCCGGCGAAAGAAGGAGGCCGGCGAGAAGATCGCCGTGCTCACCGCCTATGACTTCCCCGGCGCCCAGTTGGCCGACGAGGCCGGGGTGGACGCCATTCTGGTGGGGGACTCCGTGGGCATGGCCGTCATGGGGCTCGACTGCACCCTGCCGGTGACGATGGACGTCATGCACCACCACACCGCCATGGTCGCCCGGGCCGTGTCCCGCGCGCTGGTCGTGGCGGACCTCCCCTTCCTCTCGTACCACACGGGCGAGGCGGACGCCGTGCGCAACGCGGGCCGCCTGACGGGGCAGGCCGGGGCGCACGCCGTGAAGCTGGAGGGGCCCGCCGACCAGTTCGGCGGCGTGATCCAGGCGATCCTCCGCGCGGGCATCCCCGTGATGGGCCATGTGGGCCTCACGCCGCAGTCCGTGCTGCATTTCGGCGGGTTCAAGGTGCAGGGCCGCTCCGAGGAGGACAGCCGCCGCATCCTCGCCCAGGCGCGCGCGCTGGAGGAGGCCGGCTGCTTCGCCGTTGTGCTGGAGTGCATCCCCTCCCCTCTCGCCGCCGAGATCACCGCCGCCCTGCGCGTGCCGACCATCGGCATCGGCGCGGGCCCGGCCTGCGACGGGCAGGTGCTCGTCATGCACGACCTCCTCGGATGGGGCAAGGCCCGCTTCGCCAAGACCTACCATGACGTGCGCGGCGAGATGGCCGGCGCCTTCGCCGCCTATGTCCGCGAGGTGAGGGAGGGGGCCTACCCCGGACCGGAGCACCAGTACGAATGA
- the folK gene encoding 2-amino-4-hydroxy-6-hydroxymethyldihydropteridine diphosphokinase: protein MRTTSRVFLSLGSNLGDRKASLAGAVRALAALPETAVTAVSRLYDTAPWGETDQPRFLNAAAEIETALGPLELLNAVKALEAGLGRRPGPRWGPRVIDVDIVLFGDTVMDTPELTLPHPRFRERAFVLAPLAEIAPDAPDPVSGKTVAELLALLPDAERASAAPVGPPAGTA from the coding sequence ATGCGAACGACGTCGCGCGTCTTCTTGAGTCTGGGCTCCAATCTGGGCGACCGGAAGGCCTCCCTTGCGGGTGCGGTGCGCGCCCTGGCCGCGCTGCCGGAAACGGCGGTGACGGCGGTGTCGCGCCTGTATGACACCGCGCCGTGGGGGGAGACGGACCAGCCGCGGTTTCTCAACGCCGCCGCGGAGATCGAGACGGCCCTCGGGCCGCTTGAACTCCTGAACGCGGTGAAGGCGTTGGAGGCGGGGCTGGGACGCCGGCCGGGGCCGCGATGGGGCCCGCGGGTCATTGACGTGGACATCGTCCTCTTCGGGGACACGGTGATGGACACGCCGGAGCTGACCCTCCCCCATCCGCGTTTCCGGGAGCGCGCCTTTGTGCTGGCGCCGCTCGCGGAGATCGCCCCGGATGCGCCGGATCCGGTGTCTGGAAAGACCGTCGCGGAACTGCTTGCGCTGCTGCCGGACGCCGAACGGGCGTCGGCGGCGCCGGTGGGGCCGCCGGCAGGGACTGCTTGA